The Sulfurospirillum halorespirans DSM 13726 genome has a window encoding:
- a CDS encoding pyridoxal-phosphate-dependent aminotransferase family protein, whose translation MLLLTPGPTPVPEAVRMAMSTPTIHHRTPEFEAIFGKARGYLSTLFNMEEVLMLASSGTGAMEACVLHLCQSKAIVVNSGKFGERFGKICAAYNKPFVEIKNEWDTPVSVDAIVELVKNDASIDAVCMQVCESAGGLRHPVEEVAKAVKAIRPNIMVIADGITAVGVEKVDTTNVDALISGSQKALMLPPGLAFIGLNAKALEIIENGGVGYYFNLKTELKNQRKNTTAWTAATTLVIGLVAMFELIDAEGGLEKLYADTAKRADATNKALQALGLHIYPKVPAKAMSAVLHDDASQIRKLLKTKYGVNMAGGQDHIKDTLFRINHMGLINVYETAWTLNAVELALAELGKRAYDGTANRVFSQEFYQG comes from the coding sequence ATGTTACTTTTGACACCAGGACCGACTCCCGTTCCTGAAGCGGTTCGTATGGCGATGAGCACACCCACTATTCACCATAGAACACCTGAATTTGAGGCTATTTTTGGAAAAGCAAGAGGTTATTTAAGCACGCTTTTTAATATGGAAGAAGTTTTAATGCTTGCATCAAGCGGAACAGGAGCGATGGAAGCCTGCGTGCTTCATTTGTGTCAAAGCAAAGCAATTGTTGTCAATTCGGGAAAATTTGGCGAGCGTTTTGGCAAAATTTGTGCTGCCTACAACAAACCGTTTGTCGAAATTAAAAATGAGTGGGACACACCTGTAAGTGTCGATGCGATTGTAGAGCTGGTCAAAAACGATGCCAGTATTGACGCGGTGTGTATGCAAGTCTGCGAGAGTGCAGGCGGACTTCGTCATCCGGTTGAAGAAGTTGCCAAAGCAGTCAAAGCGATTCGTCCTAACATCATGGTGATTGCCGATGGCATTACAGCAGTAGGTGTCGAAAAGGTCGATACGACGAATGTTGATGCCTTGATTTCTGGCAGTCAAAAAGCGTTGATGCTTCCTCCAGGACTTGCGTTTATTGGGTTGAATGCCAAAGCGTTAGAAATTATCGAAAACGGAGGGGTTGGGTATTACTTCAACCTTAAAACGGAACTTAAAAATCAACGCAAAAACACCACGGCATGGACGGCAGCAACTACGCTTGTTATCGGTCTTGTGGCAATGTTTGAACTGATTGATGCTGAGGGTGGCTTGGAGAAACTTTATGCCGATACAGCAAAAAGAGCCGATGCGACCAATAAAGCATTGCAAGCGTTGGGACTTCACATCTATCCTAAAGTGCCAGCAAAAGCGATGAGTGCGGTGTTGCATGATGATGCGAGCCAAATCCGTAAGCTTTTGAAAACCAAGTACGGTGTTAATATGGCAGGCGGACAAGATCACATCAAAGATACCCTCTTTCGAATCAACCATATGGGATTGATCAACGTTTACGAGACAGCTTGGACGCTCAATGCGGTGGAGCTTGCACTTGCGGAACTAGGAAAGCGTGCGTATGATGGTACTGCCAATCGGGTCTTTTCCCAAGAATTTTACCAAGGTTAA